The Planctomycetota bacterium genomic sequence CTCGCAGTCCGTCGGCTCGCGGCCGGCGCCCGCGTAGAAGTCGCGGATGGCCTGCATCTCGGCGAGCGAGAGGAATAGGTGGCCCTCGCGGCTGAGCTTTTGGAGGCCGTCGTCGTCGAGGTTCGTCAGTTCGACGTGCCGCAGTTCGAACGGCGTCTCGGGCGGGTGCGGCAGGGCATCGGGCAGGAACGGCGTCTCGTGGACCTGCTCGATGACGCCGTTGACCGACGCGGCATCGTCGACGGTTCGGCCGGTGGTGACGGCGATGACGTCGAGCCCGCGTCCACGCAGGGCATCTTCGACCGAAGCCGCGACCGGGTCCATGACTCCGGGCTTCGGCCAGACTTCGGTCTTCGCCTGTGACGTTGCCGTCTCGTTCAGCGTGGCCACGTCCCGCACGCCGTCGGCCAACAGCGGCAGCGCCAGTTCCCGCACGCGATCGAGCGGCTCGGGCGTTTCGATGAGGTAGAGCCGGGTGGCTCCATCGCCGGAGGTGGGCTTGGCTTCGACGCGGTAGACGCTGGGCATCGCCGGACGCTACGGCTCAGTCGTCGAGGTCTTCGAACAGCCGGGCGACGGGAATCTCCAGCCCCGGCATGACGTTGCCGCCGGTGAGCGTGTCGGCGGCGGTGAGAACCCGATCAGGCTCGCCGGGCGAGGTGTAGACGGCAACGGTTCGATCCGCCGGCTGGACATACCAGGCGAGACGTGTGCCGTTGTCGAAGTACTCGACGAGCTTCGCCACCATTTCTCCACGTGTATTCCCCCGACTCAGCACCTCGACGACGAGGTCTGGCGAGACGGCGGGGACGTTCGACGTTCCGACTCGGATGCCCTCCGACATACGTTCCCGGAGAACGGCTCCGACATCTGGCACTCGCACCCGGTTGACCGTCAGCAGACGAACCGTGCCATCCGCCCCCAAGAAGCGGAACGGGCGACCATTTGCATCGTTCCAGTTTCTGAGTAACTGCAGGAGAGCACCGCCTACTTCCGATTCTTCACGGCCCATCGGCTTCTCCAGAAGAACACCATCGATCATTTCCACGAGCCGCTTGTCGACCTCGACCATGTGCAGCAGGTCTTCCTCCGTCGCCGTCCCCGGCCACGGGTCCCAGACGACGCGATCGAGCGGGATGCCGCCGAT encodes the following:
- a CDS encoding Uma2 family endonuclease, with the translated sequence MATPGEVVTLKTDRRFYDGVEWHESIGGIPLDRVVWDPWPGTATEEDLLHMVEVDKRLVEMIDGVLLEKPMGREESEVGGALLQLLRNWNDANGRPFRFLGADGTVRLLTVNRVRVPDVGAVLRERMSEGIRVGTSNVPAVSPDLVVEVLSRGNTRGEMVAKLVEYFDNGTRLAWYVQPADRTVAVYTSPGEPDRVLTAADTLTGGNVMPGLEIPVARLFEDLDD